Proteins from a genomic interval of Trifolium pratense cultivar HEN17-A07 linkage group LG6, ARS_RC_1.1, whole genome shotgun sequence:
- the LOC123892757 gene encoding protein SODIUM POTASSIUM ROOT DEFECTIVE 2-like, with amino-acid sequence MKGIEIFCASQASTAICLTTDHASSSSSSSSNTIHFGGRALDRHNPIITDPKRTPARDFTSPSSSSQSPINPKPLHDHKKSKKKKNVTKATHDQKKKTTTTTTTAAEKLTEHVANNYSSKPINSILRRSWVKPPSDLITPPTISSRYLLGDTISLDGVGGVLDYDPVLSLNKVDDNKKKAQIFHEDEKNYSSKQQHSSSSVSKSDSSNQVVVLRVSLHCKGCEGKVRKHLSRMQGVTSFNIDFAAKKVTVVGDVTPLSVMASISKVKTAQIWPESPIGSTGAAESKK; translated from the exons ATGAAAGGCATTGAAATCTTCTGTGCATCACAAGCCTCAACAGCAATATGTCTTACCACTGATCATGCATCCtcctcttcttcatcttcttccaacACCATTCATTTTGGTGGTAGAGCCCTCGATCGTCACAACCCGATCATCACAGATCCAAAAAGAACACCAGCAAGAGATTTCACTTCCCCTAGTTCTTCTTCTCAATCACCCATCAACCCAAAACCTCTCCATGATCACAAAAAatccaagaaaaagaaaaatgtaacaAAGGCTACTCATGATCAGAAGAAGAAAACTACTACTACGACTACTACTGCTGCGGAAAAATTAACTGAACATGTTGCTAATAATTACTCTTCAAAACCAATTAATAGTATTTTAAGAAGGAGTTGGGTTAAGCCACCTTCTGATTTAATCACTCCTCCTACTATTTCATCAAGATATTTGCTTGGTGACACAATTTCTTTGGATGGTGTTGGTGGTGTATTAGATTATGACCCTGTTTTGAGTTTAAACAAGGTTGATGATAACAAAAAGAAAGCTCAAATTTTTCATGAAGATGAAAAGAATTATTCATCTAAACAACAACACTCTAGTTCCTCTGTTTCAAAGTCTGATTCCTCAAACCAG GTTGTGGTATTGAGGGTTTCTCTGCACTGTAAAGGTTGTGAAGGGAAGGTTAGGAAACATCTCTCTAGAATGCAAG GGGTTACATCCTTCAACATAGACTTTGCAGCAAAGAAGGTAACAGTTGTTGGAGATGTGACTCCATTGAGTGTAATGGCAAGCATATCAAAGGTCAAGACCGCACAAATTTGGCCAGAATCACCAATTGGATCTACAGGTGCTGCTGAATCAAAGAAatag
- the LOC123890504 gene encoding probable serine/threonine-protein kinase PBL7: MGWIPCSGNSGTKKKIVKKMEVQDSLTRQIKTTPASQGKLKRNSSTNSKDTSKHGNNEHIAAQTFSFRELAIATRNFRAECLLGEGGFGRVYKGHLESINQVVAIKQLDRNGLQGNREFLVEVLMLSLLHHPNLVNLIGYCADGDQRLLVYEYMSLGSLEDHLHDLSPTKKRLDWNMRMKIAAGAAKGLEYLHDKANPPVIYRDLKCSNILLGEGYHPKLSDFGLAKLGPVGENTHVSTRVMGTYGYCAPEYAMTGQLTLKSDVYSFGVVLLEIITGRKAIDNSKSAAEQNLVAWARPLFKDRRKFSQMADPMLQGQYPSRGLYQALAVAAMCVQEQANMRPVIADVVTALSYLASQRHDHNTQTVQNSRLSPGTPSRVRRGR; this comes from the exons ATGGGTTGGATTCCATGTTCTGGAAATTCAGGAACAAAGAAGAAGATTGTGAAGAAGATGGAAGTTCAAGACAGTCTCACTCGTCAAATTAAAACTACTCCAGCTTCTCAAG GGAAATTGAAGCGGAATTCATCAACAAATTCCAAGGATACATCTAAACATGGGAACAATGAACACATTGCAGCACAAACTTTCTCATTCCGCGAGTTGGCAATTGCAACTAGAAATTTTAGAGCTGAATGTCTTTTGGGGGAGGGAGGCTTTGGTAGAGTATACAAAGGGCATCTCGAAAGTATTAATCAG GTTGTCGCAATCAAGCAACTTGATCGAAATGGTCTCCAAGGGAATAGAGAATTCCTTGTTGAAGTGTTGATGTTAAGTCTACTTCACCATCCTAACCTTGTCAACCTTATCGGTTATTGTGCTGATGGAGATCAGAGGCTTCTAGTTTATGAATATATGTCATTAGGATCCTTGGAAGACCACTTGCATG ATTTATCTCCTACCAAGAAACGACTTGACTGGAACATGCGAATGAAAATAGCCGCTGGGGCTGCAAAGGGATTGGAGTATCTACATGACAAAGCTAATCCTCCGGTCATATACCGAGATTTGAAATGCTCCAACATTTTGCTTGGCGAAGGGTATCACCCCAAGTTATCTGATTTTGGCTTGGCCAAACTTGGCCCGGTCGGAGAAAACACCCATGTATCGACAAGGGTTATGGGCACCTATGGATATTGTGCTCCAGAGTATGCAATGACCGGTCAACTTACTCTCAAATCAGATGTTTATAGCTTTGGTGTAGTCCTTCTCGAAATAATTACAGGAAGGAAAGCTATTGACAATTCGAAATCTGCAGCAGAGCAGAATCTTGTTGCATGG GCTAGACCGTTGTTCAAAGATCGAAGGAAATTTTCGCAAATGGCTGATCCTATGCTTCAAGGTCAGTATCCTTCGAGAGGGCTATACCAGGCTCTTGCTGTTGCAGCAATGTGTGTTCAAGAACAAGCTAATATGCGTCCGGTTATAGCTGATGTTGTCACAGCTTTGTCTTACCTTGCTTCGCAAAGACATGATCACAATACACAGACGGTCCAAAACTCTCGCCTCTCTCCTGGTACTCCCTCTAGAGTCCGGAGGGGGCGATAA
- the LOC123888746 gene encoding ankyrin repeat-containing protein At5g02620-like, giving the protein MKKQLTGLRGDSHLHSAIRVGNSESVLETISENQGEEELKELFSKQNNSGETALYIAAENGHLDIVKELIKYHDVGLASLKARNGFDAFHVAAKNGNLEILKVLTEAFPEISMTVDLTNTTALHTAVSQGHIEIVNFLLEKSSSVVTIAKSNGKTAFHSAARNGHVEVIKALLNSEPEIAMRIDKKGQTALHMAVKGQNLEVVDELLKLNPSFANMVDAKGNTALHITTRKGRLQIVQKLLECKEIDTDVINKSGETALDIAERTGRLDIAKYLQDRGAQNARSIKSPSANRALELKRTVSDIKSGVHNQLEHTFKTQRRMKGIAKRINKMHAEGLNNAINSNTVVAVLIATVAFAAIFTVPGQYPENTENLAPGMSPGEANIAPNIEFLIFVIFDSTALFISLAVVIVQTSVVVIEREAKKQMTAIINKLMWIACVLISVAFLAMSYIVVGDQKELAIAATALGTVIMAATLGTLCYWVIAHRLEASRLRSQRTMTSSRHSLAMSAMSASENEYKTVYAI; this is encoded by the exons ATGAAGAAACAATTGACAGGTTTAAGGGGTGATTCTCACTTGCACTCGGCTATTCGAGTTGGAAATTCGGAATCGGTGTTGGAAACAATCTCTGAGAATCAAGGTGAAGAAGAGTTAAAGGAGTTATTTTCTAAGCAAAATAATTCTGGTGAAACTGCTTTATATATAGCTGCTGAAAATGGTCATCTTGATATAGTTAAGGAATTGATCAAATATCATGATGTTGGATTGGCTAGCTTGAAAGCTAGAAATGGATTTGATGCATTTCATGTTGCTGCTAAAAATGGAAACTTGG aGATATTGAAGGTGCTCACGGAGGCATTTCCTGAAATTTCAATGACGGTTGATCTGACAAACACGACTGCACTGCACACTGCTGTGTCGCAAGGACATATTGAAATAGTAAATTTTCTATTAGAGAAAAGTAGTAGCGTCGTAACTATTGCGAAGAGCAACGGGAAAACTGCATTTCATTCTGCTGCAAGAAATGGACATGTGGAGGTCATCAAGGCCCTGCTTAACAGCGAACCTGAAATTGCAATGAGAATCGATAAGAAGGGGCAAACTGCCCTCCATATGGCTGTTAAAGGACAAAATCTGGAGGTAGTAGACGAGCTTTTGAAACTGAACCCATCTTTTGCTAATATGGTGGATGCCAAGGGAAACACTGCTCTGCATATAACAACTCGGAAGGGTCGTCTACAG ATTGTTCAGAAGCTACTAGAATGCAAAGAAATAGACACTGATGTTATTAATAAATCTGGAGAAACAGCTTTGGATATTGCAGAGAGAACTGGTCGCTTGGACATTGCCAAATATTTGCAGGACCGTGGAGCTCAAAATGCTAGATCCATCAAATCGCCTTCAGCAAACAGAGCCCTTGAACTCAAACGAACTGTGAGTGACATAAAAAGTGGGGTGCATAACCAGCTGGAACACACATTTAAAACGCAAAGACGAATGAAAGGCATAGCAAAGCGAATTAACAAGATGCATGCTGAGGGGCTTAACAATGCAATCAACTCCAACACCGTTGTTGCTGTCCTCATTGCAACAGTTGCTTTTGCTGCCATATTTACTGTCCCGGGCCAGTATCCTGAGAACACTGAGAATCTCGCGCCTGGAATGTCTCCTGGGGAAGCCAATATTGCTCCAAATATTGAGTTCCTGATATTCGTAATATTTGATTCTACGGCCCTTTTCATATCATTAGCTGTTGTGATTGTCCAAACATCGGTGGTTGTTATTGAGAGGGAAGCAAAGAAACAAATGACGGCAATTATAAATAAGTTAATGTGGATAGCATGTGTGTTAATTTCTGTGGCATTCCTTGCAATGTCATACATAGTTGTTGGGGATCAGAAAGAATTGGCTATTGCAGCCACGGCTCTAGGAACGGTGATTATGGCGGCTACTCTAGGAACACTTTGTTATTGGGTGATTGCTCACCGACTCGAGGCCTCCAGATTACGAAGTCAAAGAACAATGACAAGCAGTAGGCATTCATTGGCTATGTCAGCTATGTCAGCTTCCGAGAATGAGTATAAAACAGTGTACGcaatataa
- the LOC123889492 gene encoding phosphatidate phosphatase PAH1-like, translating to MSVMEKVRNLIGGVYSVATPFHPFGGAVDVIVVQQQDGSFRSTPWYVRFGKFQGVLKGAEKIVRINVNGVEANFHMYLDNSGEAYFVKEVDDNEVATNSDSTDNRLDEIISDSGVLQLTDVDHSSVSPKFQKSESDLDRRFYDFQDDQPTIEGSADLLEYERSQHDNLDGENPGVTLVSVDGHKFTVPILESEPTEENLQLNIPQIHLVPGEGTDFDEGNEEFGSGENVCAADYVSGKDDSTDVPSSIYSSNIDNCTSEVQPEDCQRKEGPICHTEETDTEEATSCIKTENVFKSCLDFHELAQQQDENDNLQDKTTSSLVDQNSAKEPNENCSNVDENEQENIKQSRHIDELSSLSGATSSHDSNSPKLKVELQGVDKDASVEVDTGSGSHSGTNDVEGNDNQQTIVLENTSEEDIVTAPQTITSNEEDQRHFGLRFDISLCGHKLKAGMGFIAAAEVFEAHRISAEEFRVSAPSITKNENLIVKFRESYLPWEKAAPLVLGMVAFDLDLPVGPEDTIPVGQDDTLKSSVDDPGPSSSGHRWRFWPLAFRKVKTAEHTSSDESSEDIFVDSASDFFGSVGEPSPTSGSRESPRKQFVRTNVPSSEMIASLNLKDGQNMVTFSYSTRVLGKQKVDAHVYLWKWNARIVISDVDGTITKSDVLGQVMPLVGKDWNQTGVTRLFSAIKENGYQLLFLSARAIVQAYLTRKFLVNLKQDGKNLPKGPMVISPDGLFPSLYREIIKRAPHEFKIACLEDIKRLFPSDYNPFYAGFGNRDTDELSYSKIGIPKGKIFIINPKGEVAINDRKIDAKSYTSLHTLVNDMFPPTSLLEQEDFNSWNFWRVPLPDID from the exons ATGAGTGTGATGGAAAAAGTTAGAAACTTGATAGGAGGTGTTTATTCAGTTGCTACCCCTTTTCACCCCTTTGGTGGTGCTGTTGATGTCATTGTTGTTCAACAACAAGATGGGAGTTTTAGGAGTACGCCGTGGTATGTTCGGTTTGGTAAATTTCAAGGTGTTCTTAAAGGTGCCGAAAAGATTGTTCGGATAAATGTTAATGGGGTTGAAGCAaattttcatatgtatcttGATAATTCCGGTGAGGCTTATTTTGTAAAAGAAGTGGATGACAATGAAGTTGCTACTAACTCTGATTCTACTGATAATAGACTTGATGAAATTATATCTGATTCAGGGGTGCTTCAGTTGACAGATGTAGATCATTCTTCAGTTTCGCCAAAATTTCAAAAGTCAGAATCTGATCTTGATCGGAGGTTTTATGATTTTCAAGATGATCAGCCCACAATTGAAGGTTCAGCTGATTTGTTGGAATACGAGCGTAGTCAACATGACAATCTAGATGGAGAGAATCCGGGGGTGACCTTGGTTAGTGTTGACGGTCATAAATTTACAGTCCCTATCTTAGAATCAGAGCCAACTGAAGAAAATTTGCAGTTGAATATTCCTCAAATTCATTTGGTTCCAGGTGAAGGGACTGATTTCGATGAAGGGAATGAGGAGTTTGGTTCTGGCGAAAATGTATGCGCTGCTGATTATGTTAGTGGGAAGGATGATTCAACTGATGTTCCATCCAGTATTTATAGCTCTAATATCGATAATTGTACTTCCGAGGTTCAGCCGGAAGATTGCCAAAGAAAAGAGGGGCCTATTTGTCACACAGAGGAAACTGACACAGAAGAAGCCACATCATGTATAAAGACGGAGAATGTCTTCAAAAGTTGTTTAGACTTCCATGAACTTGCTCAGCAGCAggatgaaaatgacaatttacAAGATAAAACGACGTCCTCGTTGGTGGATCAAAATTCAGCAAAGGAACCTAATGAAAACTGTTCAAATGTTGATGAAAATGAACAAGAAAACATCAAACAATCTAGACATATTGACGAGTTATCTTCCCTTAGCGGGGCTACTTCTTCACACGACAGTAATTCTCCAAAACTAAAAGTAGAACTTCAAGGGGTTGATAAAGATGCATCAGTGGAAGTTGACACTGGTTCTGGCAGTCATTCTGGTACTAATGACGTGGAGGGGAATGATAATCAACAAACCATTGTACTTGAAAATACTAGTGAGGAAGATATTGTAACGGCACCTCAGACAATAACTTCCAATGAGGAGGATCAAAGGCATTTTGGTTTGA GATTTGATATCTCACTTTGTGGTCACAAACTTAAGGCGGGTATGGGTTTTATCGCAGCTGCTGAAGTGTTTGAAGCACATCGAATATCGGCTGAGGAATTTAGAGTCTCTGCACCATCTATAACTAAGAATGAAAATCTTATTGTGAAGTTCAGAGAGAGCTATCTACCGTGGGAAAAGGCCGCCCCTCTTGTTCTTGGAATGGTAGCATTTGATTTAGACTTACCTGTTGGCCCTGAAGATACAATTCCTGTGGGACAGGATGATACGTTGAAGTCCAGCGTTGATGATCCTGGACCATCTTCATCGGGACATAGGTGGAGATTCTGGCCTCTTGCTTTTCGAAAAGTGAAGACCGCTGAGCACACTAGTAGTGATGAATCAAGTGAAGATATATTTGTAGATTCCGCATCTGATTTTTTCGGTTCTGTTGGTGAGCCATCTCCAACCTCTGGTAGTCGTGAGTCTCCTCGCAAGCAATTTGTAAGGACAAATGTTCCCTCTAGTGAGATGATAGCATCATTGAATCTCAAAGATGGTCAAAATATGGTAACATTCAGTTACTCTACAAGGGTTCTAGGAAAACAAAAG GTTGATGCTCATGTATACTTATGGAAGTGGAATGCAAGAATAGTAATTTCAGATGTGGATGGAACTATTACCAA ATCTGATGTTTTGGGGCAGGTCATGCCTTTAGTTGGAAAAGATTGGAACCAGACTGGAGTGACAAGGCTTTTCTCTGCTATTAAG GAAAATGGATACCAGCTACTGTTTTTGAGTGCCCGTGCTATTGTCCAGGCTTATCTAACCAGGAAGTTTTTGGTTAACCTGAAACAG GATGGAAAAAACTTACCAAAAGGTCCTATGGTTATTTCACCTGATGGATTATTTCCCTCTCTTTACCGAGAAA TAATAAAAAGAGCTCCTCATGAGTTCAAGATTGCTTGTCTAGAG GATATCAAAAGACTTTTCCCTTCTGATTATAACCCTTTCTATGCGGGGTTCGGTAATAGAGACACAGATGAACTTAGTTACAGTAAGATAGGAATTCCAAAGGgcaaaatatttatcattaacCCTAAG GGTGAGGTGGCAATAAATGATCGTAAGATCGATGCAAAATCTTATACATCACTACACACATTAGTCAATGACATGTTCCCGCCTACGTCTTTGCTTGAACAG GAGGACTTCAACTCTTGGAATTTTTGGAGGGTGCCTTTACCAGATATTGATTAG
- the LOC123891666 gene encoding uncharacterized protein LOC123891666: MVNHDAAAARSCDASWFTLSQPSSSSPTWPSPFEYTPLTPPTCLPIHPQTIFPLQIISPAQQHSKPYPDLSKEKDSHQEKQEQDHVSLPNPITSTSNKKVSGRRKCSQPSSCPAKKRKLKTETVLKSETVPPPFPWTTSKRATVHTLDHLLSELKLQTISGTLQCKFCNFQQDNIQFDLVEKFEKVKRFIEENIHEMHDRAPDAWTNPVLPRCESCRKEKAMEPLITKKRNIN, from the coding sequence ATGGTGAACCATGATGCTGCTGCTGCACGTTCTTGTGATGCATCATGGTTTACACTTTCacaaccatcatcatcatcaccaactTGGCCTTCACCATTTGAATACACGCCGTTAACACCTCCAACATGCCTCCCTATTCATCCTCAAACAATCTTTCCCCTCCAAATTATCTCTCCAGCTCAACAACACTCTAAGCCATATCCTGATCTATCTAAAGAAAAAGATTCTCATcaagaaaaacaagaacaagATCATGTTTCTCTTCCTAATCCTATCACTAGCACCAGCAATAAAAAGGTGTCGGGACGTCGTAAATGCAGTCAACCATCTTCTTGTCCCGCGAAAAAGAGAAAACTAAAGACTGAGACAGTACTAAAGAGTGAGACAGTACCACCACCATTCCCATGGACAACTTCAAAGCGCGCCACCGTGCACACACTCGACCACTTGCTATCCGAATTGAAACTGCAGACTATCTCTGGAACTCTTCAATGCAAATTCTGCAACTTTCAACAAGACAATATTCAATTTGATTTGGTTGAAAAGTTCGAGAAAGTGAAAAGGTTCATCGAGGAGAATATACACGAGATGCATGACCGTGCACCGGATGCATGGACTAACCCAGTGCTGCCAAGATGCGAGAGTTGCAGAAAAGAGAAAGCAATGGAGCCATTGATTACAAAGAAGAGAAACATCAACTAG
- the LOC123888745 gene encoding ankyrin repeat-containing protein ITN1-like gives MDYHGGPISEPNTPTTPRPTLFLSTSGKALLVSNSNKSLISNSGKRLDNTNSKKKYVKQVTGRHNDTELHLAAQRGDASAVRQILAEIDDQMMGTLSGAEFDAEVAEIRSAIVNEVNELGETALFTAADKGQFDVVKELLPYTTKEALSFKNRSGFDPLHIAANQGHKDIVQFLLDHDPELIKTFAQSNATPLVSAATRGHADVVELLLSYDPSQLEIARSNGKNALHLAARQGYVDVVKILLGKDPQLARRTDKKGQTSLHMAVKGVNCEVVKLLLAADAASVMLPDKFGNTALHVATRKKRVEIVNELLLQRDTNVNALTRDRKTALDLAEALPISEEILEIKDSLIRYGAVKANDLNQPRDELRKTMTQIKKDVSFQLEQTRKTNKNVNGIAKELRKLHRAGINNATNSVTVVSVLFATVAFAALFTVPGGDDNQGKAVMVHKTSFKTFFIANAIALFTSLAVVVVQITVVRGEIKSERRVVEVINKMMWLASVCTSISFIAASYIVVGRRSQWAAILVTVVGAIIMGGVLSAMTYYVVKSKRHRRERKKEKLSRNGTYSMRNSDSESEVNPIYAI, from the exons ATGGATTATCACGGCGGTCCTATTTCCGAACCCAACACCCCAACCACCCCAAGACCCACCCTATTCCTCTCCACTTCCGGAAAAGCCCTTCTCGTCTCTAACTCCAACAAATCCCTCATTTCTAATTCAGGCAAACGTCTCGATAACACCAATAGTAAGAAAAAATATGTCAAACAGGTTACCGGCAGACATAATGATACCGAACTTCATCTCGCTGCGCAACGCGGCGATGCTAGTGCGGTTAGGCAGATTTTGGCTGAAATTGATGATCAAATGATGGGAACGTTAAGTGGTGCTGAGTTTGATGCTGAGGTTGCTGAAATTAGGTCTGCTATTGTTAATGAGGTTAATGAGTTGGGTGAAACTGCTTTGTTTACAGCTGCTGATAAAGGACAGTTTGATGTTGTTAAAGAGCTTCTTCCTTATACAACCAAAGAAgcactttcttttaaaaaccgTTCTGGTTTTGATCCTTTGCATATTGCAGCAAACCAAGGTCACAAAG ATATTGTGCAGTTCTTGCTAGACCATGATCCGGAGCTAATTAAGACATTTGCACAGTCAAATGCAACTCCTCTTGTATCTGCAGCTACAAGAGGGCATGCGGATGTTGTTGAACTCTTACTATCATATGATCCTAGTCAGTTGGAGATAGCTAGATCCAATGGAAAGAATGCACTCCATTTAGCTGCACGTCAAGGTTATGTTGATGTTGTCAAGATTTTGTTAGGGAAGGATCCGCAACTTGCTCGAAGGACTGATAAGAAAGGACAAACTTCGCTTCATATGGCTGTCAAAGGGGTTAACTGTGAAGTGGTGAAGTTGCTTCTTGCTGCTGATGCTGCAAGTGTCATGCTTCCTGATAAGTTTGGAAACACTGCTTTGCATGTAGCCACCAGGAAGAAGAGGGTAGAG ATAGTGAACGAGTTATTGCTTCAACGTGACACCAATGTGAATGCCCTCACAAGAGACCGCAAAACAGCTCTTGACCTTGCGGAAGCACTTCCAATATCGGAAGAAATTTTGGAGATTAAGGACTCCCTGATTCGTTATGGTGCAGTTAAAGCCAATGATCTCAACCAGCCAAGGGACGAGTTAAGGAAAACCATGACACAGATTAAGAAAGATGTGTCTTTTCAGCTTGAACAAACTCGAAAAACAAACAAGAATGTGAATGGGATTGCCAAGGAGCTACGCAAGTTGCATAGAGCAGGAATCAACAATGCTACCAACTCTGTAACTGTGGTTTCAGTACTATTTGCAACTGTGGCATTTGCAGCGCTTTTCACGGTCCCTGGTGGGGATGATAATCAAGGGAAGGCTGTGATGGTGCACAAAACATCTTTCAAGACCTTCTTTATTGCTAATGCTATTGCGCTTTTCACTTCTTTGGCTGTGGTGGTAGTTCAAATAACAGTTGTCAGAGGGGAGATAAAGTCCGAGAGGAGGGTTGTGGAGGTGATCAATAAGATGATGTGGTTAGCCTCTGTCTGTACTTCAATTTCATTCATTGCAGCATCTTATATAGTAGTTGGTCGGCGCAGCCAGTGGGCTGCAATCCTTGTTACTGTTGTTGGGGCGATTATAATGGGTGGTGTTCTTAGTGCAATGACATACTATGTTGTCAAATCAAAACGTCACCGAAGAGAGAGGAAAAAAGAGAAGCTATCAAGGAATGGAACATATTCAATGCGTAATTCTGATTCTGAATCAGAAGTAAATCCAATTTATGCTATTTAA